One window of the Triticum dicoccoides isolate Atlit2015 ecotype Zavitan chromosome 3B, WEW_v2.0, whole genome shotgun sequence genome contains the following:
- the LOC119280610 gene encoding glycosyltransferase BC10-like, translating to MKKPMAAGSGRVNVVPMLLVFCLAYVLGLVSNVTFDNFYVHNFLSPLMLPASRLQTPPTTPEAVPCILPPSLPPPEPTPPSLERRRMESGSGALHNMTDEELMWRASMVPRIKSTPKHGIVPKVAFLFLVRGDVPLRPLWDKFFEGHEGLYSIYVHTSPDYTGSPPPDSPFYGRIIPSQRTSWGNINLMDAERRLLGNALLDVANARFALLSESCIPILGFPALYAYLTGSNTSFVDSFDRRDGRARHREFFAERNISLAQWRKGAQWFEMDRAFALEVVSDETYYGPVFRNGKHGVRNLEEHYPMTLASLLGWGSRNANRTVTYSDWRHPVGQHPKSHNGSEVTEELFEEMRRGYGDCYYNGGVAEVCAVFARKFKPEALDALLDLAPKLFAPA from the exons ATGAAGAAGCCCATGGCGGCCGGCAGCGGCCGCGTGAACGTGGTGCCTATGCTGCTCGTCTTCTGCTTGGCATACGTGCTAGGCTTGGTCTCCAACGTCACCTTCGACAACTTCTACGTCCACAACTTCCTGTCGCCATTGATGCTGCCTGCCTCTCGGCTGCAAACGCCACCGACAACGCCAGAAGCTGTACCATGCATCCTGCCGCCGTCGTTGCCCCCTCCCGAGCCGACCCCGCCGTCATTGGAGAGACGGAGAATGGAGAGTGGCAGCGGCGCCTTGCACAACATGACCGACGAGGAGCTGATGTGGAGGGCGTCCATGGTGCCGAGGATCAAGAGCACGCCCAAGCACGGGATCGTTCCCAAGGTCGCCTTCCTGTTCCTGGTGAGGGGGGACGTGCCTCTGCGTCCCCTATGGGACAAGTTCTTCGAGGGCCATGAGGGGCTCTATTCCATCTACGTGCACACCAGCCCCGACTACACCGGCTCGCCGCCGCCTGACTCCCCGTTCTACGGCCGCATCATCCCGAGCCAG AGAACGAGCTGGGGAAATATCAACCTGATGGACGCGGAGCGGCGGCTGCTGGGAAACGCGCTGCTGGACGTTGCCAACGCGCGGTTCGCGCTGCTGTCCGAGTCGTGCATCCCCATCCTCGGCTTCCCGGCCCTGTACGCCTACCTCACCGGATCCAACACCAGCTTCGTCGATAGCTTCGACCGCCGGGACGGGCGCGCGCGGCACCGGGAATTCTTCGCCGAGCGGAACATCAGCCTGGCGCAGTGGCGCAAGGGCGCGCAGTGGTTCGAGATGGACCGCGCGTTCGCCCTCGAGGTGGTGTCCGACGAGACCTACTACGGCCCGGTGTTCCGGAACGGCAAGCACGGGGTCCGCAACCTGGAGGAGCACTATCCCATGACGCTGGCGAGCCTGCTGGGCTGGGGCAGCCGGAACGCCAACCGGACCGTCACCTACTCCGACTGGCGGCACCCGGTGGGGCAGCACCCAAAGAGCCACAACGGCAGCGAGGTCACGGAGGAGCTCTTCGAGGAGATGAGGCGGGGCTACGGCGACTGCTACTACAACGGCGGGGTGGCGGAGGTGTGCGCCGTGTTTGcgcgcaagttcaagccggaggctCTCGACGCCCTGCTCGACCTCGCTCCCAAGTTGTTTGCCCCTGCCTGA